The following coding sequences are from one Fusibacter sp. A1 window:
- a CDS encoding DUF1801 domain-containing protein, protein MNIHASNIKEYLSQLPEDRRVVLENLRTVILEHLPEGFKETLSYNMIGYVVPHSIYPKGYHTDPTLPLPFINLGSQKNYIAIYHMGIYADQQLHDWFVTEYAKRCKYKLDMGKSCIRLKRMDDIPYDLIGELVEKITVDEWVTSYDSIKSKRNAD, encoded by the coding sequence ATGAACATTCACGCATCAAACATAAAAGAGTATCTTTCACAACTGCCAGAAGATCGACGCGTCGTACTGGAAAATCTTCGAACCGTCATATTGGAACATCTTCCCGAAGGATTTAAAGAGACTTTAAGCTATAACATGATCGGTTATGTGGTGCCTCACAGCATCTATCCAAAGGGGTATCACACCGACCCTACATTACCCTTACCCTTTATCAACTTGGGATCGCAAAAAAACTATATAGCCATCTATCATATGGGCATCTATGCCGATCAGCAGCTCCATGATTGGTTTGTTACCGAATACGCTAAGCGCTGCAAGTACAAGCTAGATATGGGGAAGAGTTGCATACGCCTAAAAAGAATGGATGATATTCCATATGATCTGATTGGTGAACTGGTCGAAAAAATCACAGTTGATGAATGGGTGACCTCCTACGACTCAATAAAAAGCAAAAGAAACGCTGATTGA
- the leuB gene encoding 3-isopropylmalate dehydrogenase: MKKTFSVIKGDGIGPEIVDSAIEVLNAVAGIFGHEFEYSYLLAGGAAINKYGHPLPEETIETCKKTDAVLLGAVGGPQWEHLPGDLRPEKGLLMLRKALGLYGNLRPAKVFDALKDASPLKPEIIGDNFDMLVVRELTGGIYFGERGRDGDSAYDTERYSKYEVQRIARIAFETARKRKGKVTNVDKMNVLESSRLWRETVLEVAADYPEITLDHQLVDNAAMQLVRNPSQFDVLLTSNMFGDILSDEASMITGSIGMLPSASIGIGTLGLYEPIHGSAPDIAGTGTANPLATILSAAMMLRHSCDMHKEASSIERAIEDTLNCGYRTSDIAANKEFIGLHEMTQQIISRLKIG, from the coding sequence ATGAAGAAGACTTTTTCAGTGATAAAAGGTGATGGAATCGGACCTGAGATTGTGGACAGCGCTATTGAGGTTCTCAATGCTGTAGCGGGCATTTTCGGGCATGAGTTCGAGTACAGTTATTTACTTGCAGGAGGTGCGGCGATCAATAAGTACGGACACCCGCTTCCTGAGGAGACGATCGAGACATGCAAAAAGACCGACGCGGTTTTACTTGGAGCGGTCGGCGGTCCGCAGTGGGAGCATCTTCCTGGAGACCTAAGACCCGAAAAAGGACTTTTGATGTTGAGAAAGGCCTTGGGACTTTACGGCAACTTAAGACCAGCAAAAGTTTTTGACGCGCTGAAGGACGCGAGTCCGCTAAAACCCGAAATCATCGGCGACAATTTTGACATGCTGGTGGTGAGAGAGCTGACAGGTGGCATTTACTTTGGTGAAAGGGGCAGGGACGGAGATAGCGCCTATGATACAGAACGCTATAGCAAGTACGAAGTGCAAAGAATCGCGAGGATCGCTTTTGAAACCGCTAGAAAACGTAAGGGCAAGGTGACCAATGTCGATAAGATGAACGTGCTTGAGAGCTCGAGACTGTGGAGGGAGACCGTGCTTGAAGTAGCTGCTGACTATCCTGAGATCACCCTTGACCATCAGCTGGTGGATAATGCGGCCATGCAGCTTGTAAGAAATCCGAGTCAGTTCGATGTGCTGTTGACATCGAACATGTTCGGTGACATTCTTTCTGATGAAGCGAGTATGATCACTGGCTCTATTGGAATGCTACCTTCGGCAAGTATAGGAATAGGCACTCTTGGATTATACGAACCGATCCATGGGTCCGCTCCTGATATCGCAGGAACCGGTACTGCAAATCCTTTAGCGACCATCTTATCGGCGGCGATGATGCTTAGGCACTCGTGCGACATGCATAAAGAGGCATCGAGCATTGAGCGTGCGATTGAGGATACGCTCAACTGTGGGTACAGAACATCTGACATCGCAGCCAATAAGGAATTTATAGGGCTTCATGAGATGACACAGCAGATTATCAGTCGATTGAAAATAGGTTGA
- the leuD gene encoding 3-isopropylmalate dehydratase small subunit, with translation MGRVFKYGNNVDTDVIIPARYLNTTDPKELARHCMEDIDKSFIKKVNRGDIMLAQNNFGCGSSREHAPIAIKESGIVCVIANNFARIFYRNAINIGLPILECQEAVERTEDGDELTVDFATGVITNHTKSEHYATQPFPKFMQEIIIKGGLVPFISSER, from the coding sequence ATGGGACGCGTTTTTAAGTACGGAAACAATGTGGATACGGATGTGATCATACCTGCGAGGTATCTGAACACAACAGACCCTAAGGAGCTCGCGAGACACTGCATGGAAGATATTGATAAGTCCTTTATCAAGAAGGTGAATCGTGGGGATATCATGCTGGCTCAAAACAACTTCGGTTGTGGATCGTCTAGGGAGCATGCTCCGATCGCCATTAAGGAATCGGGCATCGTATGTGTGATCGCCAACAATTTCGCTAGAATCTTCTACAGGAACGCCATCAATATCGGCTTACCGATTTTGGAGTGCCAGGAGGCCGTTGAGCGCACTGAAGATGGTGACGAACTGACCGTGGATTTTGCAACCGGGGTCATCACAAACCACACAAAGAGTGAGCATTATGCGACACAACCTTTTCCTAAGTTCATGCAGGAAATCATCATTAAAGGCGGCCTGGTCCCATTTATCAGCAGCGAAAGGTAG
- the leuC gene encoding 3-isopropylmalate dehydratase large subunit — MGMTMTQKILAKAAGLDTVKEGQLIWADLSLVLGNDVTTPVAIEEFEKIGEPSVFHKDKIALVPDHFTPNKDIKAAENCKRMRTFAYDQGVTNYFEIGEMGIEHALLPEKGLVVPGEVIIGADSHTCTYGALGAFSTGIGSTDMAAGMATGKCWFKVPAAIRVHLKGKLNRFVSGKDIVLHLIRMIGVDGALYQSLEFTGEGIADLSMDDRFTIANMAIEAGAKNGIFPVDATTLDYVHEHSNKAYECFEADEDAVYEKELMIDLSALEPIVAFPHLPENGKVFSEFDMISIDQVVIGSCTNGRIGDLRAAAEILKDRKVKKGVRVIVFPATQKIYLQAMKEGLLETFIQAGAIVSTPTCGPCLGGHMGILAKGERALATTNRNFVGRMGHPESEVYLASPAVAAASAVSGVITDPRKLMGVI; from the coding sequence ATGGGAATGACCATGACTCAAAAAATATTAGCTAAGGCGGCGGGCCTTGACACGGTGAAAGAGGGACAACTCATCTGGGCTGATCTTAGTCTGGTGCTCGGCAATGATGTGACGACCCCAGTAGCGATCGAGGAATTTGAAAAAATCGGTGAACCGTCGGTTTTTCATAAGGATAAGATCGCTCTTGTTCCGGACCACTTCACACCCAATAAAGACATAAAGGCCGCTGAAAACTGCAAGCGCATGAGGACGTTCGCATATGATCAGGGCGTGACAAACTACTTTGAAATCGGCGAGATGGGGATTGAACATGCGCTTTTACCTGAAAAGGGACTTGTTGTTCCCGGTGAGGTGATCATCGGTGCCGATTCGCATACATGCACCTATGGAGCGCTAGGGGCGTTTTCGACAGGGATAGGAAGTACCGACATGGCTGCTGGAATGGCGACAGGCAAGTGCTGGTTCAAAGTGCCGGCTGCAATCCGTGTCCATCTGAAAGGAAAGTTAAATCGATTTGTGAGCGGCAAGGACATTGTTCTACATCTCATTCGGATGATCGGTGTGGACGGCGCGCTTTATCAGTCGCTTGAGTTTACAGGAGAGGGCATTGCCGATTTGTCGATGGACGACCGTTTCACAATCGCAAACATGGCGATCGAGGCAGGAGCTAAGAACGGAATCTTCCCTGTCGACGCCACCACGCTTGATTACGTGCATGAGCATTCGAATAAGGCTTATGAATGTTTTGAGGCGGATGAGGATGCGGTTTACGAAAAAGAGTTGATGATCGATCTATCAGCGCTTGAGCCCATTGTCGCTTTCCCTCACTTGCCGGAAAACGGAAAGGTTTTTAGTGAGTTTGATATGATTTCGATCGATCAGGTTGTCATCGGCTCATGCACCAACGGCAGGATCGGAGATTTAAGAGCGGCTGCTGAAATCCTAAAAGACAGAAAAGTCAAGAAGGGAGTACGCGTGATTGTTTTCCCTGCGACTCAAAAAATATACCTGCAAGCGATGAAGGAAGGCTTGCTGGAGACATTCATACAAGCAGGAGCGATTGTAAGCACACCGACTTGCGGACCTTGCCTTGGAGGTCATATGGGGATTCTTGCCAAAGGAGAACGGGCGCTTGCTACGACAAATAGAAATTTTGTGGGTCGCATGGGTCATCCTGAATCCGAAGTGTATCTTGCCAGCCCGGCAGTCGCTGCGGCAAGTGCTGTAAGTGGCGTCATTACTGATCCTAGAAAACTGATGGGGGTGATCTGA
- the cimA gene encoding citramalate synthase encodes MKIKIFDSTLRDGAQGEGISFSVEDKLRIVSLLDELKVDYIESGNPGSNEKDRVFFDIMKERPLKYAKLCAFGSTRRKDIPVETDENVKALLDAQTEVVAIFGKSWNLHVTDILKTSLKENLSMIFDTVAYFKAKGKEVIFDAEHFFDGYKADPYYALNCIKAAEKAGADTIVLCDTNGGTFPDEVASICDQVKKTIKTSIGIHAHNDIGMAVANSVFAVSHGVDHIQGTLTGIGERCGNANLSSIIPALQVKRSFECIPADSLELLTSITRQVADTSNMELQGNLPFVGTSAFSHKGGMHIDGVSKLPESFEHIDPEIVGNERRFLMSEISGKSAILSMIAKIDPSVERSSAKANEILEKLKSLEYAGYQYEGAESSFELVIRKLLGKYDPKFRIEYFKTIAESAKTALNSTGMIKIHVDGKESFSAAEGNGPVHALDIALRKAIGDFYPNFNRVYLKDYKVRVLDNQSSTAAKVRVLIESSNGKESWHTVGVSTDIVEASLMALVDSIEYILHKEEAHGNDHDSKNIS; translated from the coding sequence ATGAAAATTAAAATATTCGACTCGACCTTAAGGGATGGCGCACAGGGCGAAGGAATCAGTTTTTCTGTGGAGGATAAGTTAAGGATCGTGTCGCTCCTTGATGAGCTGAAAGTCGATTATATCGAGTCAGGGAATCCCGGATCTAACGAGAAGGACAGGGTCTTCTTTGACATTATGAAGGAAAGGCCGCTAAAATACGCTAAACTGTGCGCTTTTGGCAGTACCAGAAGAAAAGATATCCCTGTTGAAACCGATGAAAATGTCAAAGCCCTTTTAGATGCGCAGACTGAGGTGGTTGCGATTTTCGGTAAGTCCTGGAACCTTCATGTCACCGATATCTTAAAGACCTCACTTAAAGAAAATTTGAGCATGATTTTTGATACCGTGGCCTATTTCAAGGCCAAGGGTAAAGAGGTCATCTTTGATGCGGAGCATTTCTTTGATGGATATAAAGCGGATCCCTACTATGCCCTTAACTGCATTAAAGCCGCCGAAAAGGCAGGTGCGGATACCATCGTGCTCTGTGATACGAACGGTGGAACCTTTCCTGACGAAGTCGCAAGCATATGCGACCAGGTCAAGAAGACGATTAAGACTTCCATAGGAATACATGCGCACAATGATATAGGAATGGCTGTAGCGAACAGTGTGTTTGCAGTATCGCATGGCGTCGACCATATCCAGGGCACGCTCACAGGCATCGGTGAACGATGCGGTAATGCGAATCTTTCGAGCATCATACCGGCACTTCAGGTGAAGCGGAGCTTTGAATGCATACCGGCCGATTCACTGGAACTGCTGACATCGATCACAAGACAGGTGGCGGATACGTCCAATATGGAGCTTCAAGGTAATCTGCCTTTTGTGGGCACTTCGGCATTTTCACATAAGGGAGGCATGCATATCGATGGCGTGTCCAAACTTCCTGAGAGTTTTGAACATATCGATCCAGAGATTGTAGGAAACGAAAGACGATTTCTGATGAGCGAGATTTCGGGTAAGAGCGCCATCCTATCCATGATTGCGAAAATCGATCCGAGTGTTGAGCGCAGTTCGGCCAAAGCCAATGAAATTCTCGAAAAGTTGAAGTCATTGGAATATGCCGGATATCAGTACGAGGGCGCAGAAAGCTCCTTTGAACTTGTGATCAGGAAGCTGCTTGGCAAGTATGATCCAAAGTTTAGAATCGAGTACTTCAAGACCATAGCAGAGAGCGCCAAGACCGCTCTCAATTCAACCGGCATGATCAAGATACATGTAGACGGTAAGGAGTCGTTCTCGGCTGCCGAAGGCAACGGTCCTGTGCATGCGCTCGACATTGCCCTAAGAAAAGCAATCGGTGATTTTTACCCAAACTTCAACAGGGTCTATCTGAAGGATTACAAAGTCAGGGTGCTTGACAATCAAAGTTCTACAGCGGCCAAGGTGCGCGTTCTGATCGAATCGAGCAATGGTAAGGAAAGCTGGCATACAGTCGGCGTATCGACAGATATTGTTGAAGCGAGCCTGATGGCGCTTGTCGATTCGATTGAATACATTTTACACAAGGAGGAAGCACATGGGAATGACCATGACTCAAAAAATATTAGCTAA
- a CDS encoding 2-isopropylmalate synthase: MNGRVIIFDTTLRDGEQSPGNTMDLNEKVLMAKQLESLGVDVIEAGFPAASEGDFNAVETIAKTLKKTIVCGLCRALESDISRTWEAVKHAEKPRIHTFIATSEIHMRDKLKMTKEEVKHRAVAMVRYAKSLCEDIEFSAEDASRSDLSFLAEVIEGVIGAGATTVNIPDTVGYSTPGEIAKIFTYLKKHVKSIDQAVLSTHCHNDLGMAVSNTLSAIENGARQIECTINGIGERAGNAALEEVVMALETRRDLLGLDTSIVTQMLLKTSKLLSSITGNPVATNKAIVGKNAFAHESGIHQHGMLSNSETYEIMTPESVGHRSNQLVLGKHSGKHSFVKFIKELGYELSDEKITEAFTTFKSLADRKKDIDQRDILAIITDEAVKEKQLYKLKSFSIHTGTHNGSMATIRLEGDSGDYEEAAIGDGPIDASYNAIKKIVDIDATLISYQIKAVTEGMDAQGESTVELKFDNKCYRGHGLSTDVIKSSIEAYIHAINRIVVRQV; the protein is encoded by the coding sequence ATGAACGGACGTGTCATTATCTTTGATACAACATTAAGGGACGGCGAGCAGTCGCCTGGCAACACGATGGATCTGAACGAGAAGGTATTGATGGCAAAACAGTTGGAATCCCTTGGTGTTGATGTGATCGAAGCGGGATTTCCCGCTGCGTCTGAGGGGGATTTCAATGCAGTCGAAACCATTGCGAAGACCTTGAAGAAAACAATTGTGTGCGGTCTTTGCAGAGCTCTTGAGTCGGATATATCGAGGACTTGGGAAGCTGTGAAACATGCTGAAAAGCCACGTATCCATACGTTTATAGCGACTTCTGAGATACATATGAGAGACAAGCTGAAAATGACCAAAGAAGAGGTGAAGCACAGGGCTGTTGCGATGGTCAGGTATGCGAAAAGCCTATGCGAGGATATTGAGTTTTCGGCAGAAGACGCATCCAGATCCGATCTGTCCTTTTTAGCAGAGGTGATTGAAGGCGTCATCGGCGCTGGTGCGACAACGGTCAATATACCCGATACGGTGGGGTATTCGACTCCTGGTGAGATCGCTAAGATATTCACCTATCTGAAAAAACATGTCAAAAGCATCGATCAAGCCGTCTTGAGCACGCACTGTCACAATGATCTGGGAATGGCTGTTTCGAATACACTTTCTGCTATCGAAAATGGGGCGAGACAAATAGAATGTACCATCAATGGAATCGGAGAACGAGCCGGGAACGCAGCGCTTGAAGAAGTGGTGATGGCGCTTGAAACAAGAAGGGATCTATTGGGACTGGACACGTCGATTGTGACTCAGATGCTTTTAAAGACCAGCAAACTCTTAAGTAGTATCACCGGCAATCCTGTCGCTACGAATAAGGCGATTGTAGGAAAAAACGCTTTTGCTCATGAGTCTGGAATCCATCAGCACGGCATGCTCTCAAACAGCGAGACCTATGAGATCATGACGCCTGAATCGGTGGGACACAGGTCGAATCAGCTGGTCCTTGGAAAACACTCCGGAAAACACAGTTTTGTAAAGTTTATCAAAGAACTTGGCTATGAGCTGTCTGATGAAAAAATCACTGAAGCTTTTACTACATTCAAGTCGCTTGCCGACAGGAAAAAAGACATCGATCAGCGGGACATTTTGGCAATCATTACCGATGAAGCAGTAAAGGAAAAACAGTTGTACAAGTTAAAATCCTTCTCCATTCATACAGGAACGCATAACGGTTCGATGGCGACGATAAGGCTAGAAGGCGACAGCGGAGATTATGAAGAAGCGGCAATCGGTGACGGACCAATAGACGCCTCTTATAACGCGATCAAAAAGATTGTGGATATAGACGCGACCTTGATTTCTTATCAGATAAAAGCTGTGACAGAAGGGATGGACGCCCAAGGGGAATCCACTGTTGAGCTTAAATTCGATAATAAATGCTACCGCGGGCATGGTCTTAGTACCGATGTGATCAAGTCGAGCATAGAAGCTTATATCCATGCGATAAACCGCATCGTTGTCAGGCAGGTGTAG